Proteins encoded in a region of the Tepidibacillus fermentans genome:
- a CDS encoding IclR family transcriptional regulator yields MKKDNEEKRAMVRTAERSLDILLSFLEAKELSLTEIAKHVSLHKSTVYRLVQTLENKGFLIKSMETEKYRLGYKCLELAANMEGKNDPAVLFLPEMQSLRDNIGETVSLYIIDGYERLRIQSVESQLPIRRVAPIGARMPLSVGASSKVLVAYSNQHEQEMIFQHLKTKEQIDLVQYKKQLTKVKTNGYATSFEEREPGTSALSVPIQNRSGEILAALTISGPINRLTYRRIKEILPILQESQKRLNRLILL; encoded by the coding sequence ATGAAAAAGGACAACGAGGAAAAAAGAGCAATGGTTCGAACCGCAGAACGTTCATTGGACATCTTACTATCTTTCCTTGAGGCAAAAGAATTAAGCCTTACAGAAATTGCAAAACATGTATCCCTACATAAAAGCACGGTATATCGTTTAGTTCAAACACTAGAAAATAAAGGCTTCCTTATTAAATCAATGGAGACAGAAAAATATCGTCTTGGCTATAAATGTTTAGAATTAGCTGCCAATATGGAAGGGAAAAATGATCCAGCAGTTTTGTTTCTTCCCGAAATGCAATCCCTTCGAGACAATATAGGTGAAACAGTAAGCCTGTATATCATTGATGGTTATGAACGGTTACGAATTCAATCGGTTGAAAGTCAATTACCCATTCGTCGAGTCGCACCGATTGGAGCTAGAATGCCTCTATCTGTTGGTGCTTCAAGTAAAGTACTTGTTGCTTATTCCAATCAGCATGAACAAGAAATGATTTTCCAACATCTAAAGACCAAGGAACAAATTGATCTTGTACAATACAAAAAACAATTAACCAAAGTAAAAACGAATGGATATGCAACAAGCTTCGAGGAGAGAGAGCCGGGAACATCAGCATTATCTGTTCCCATCCAAAATCGTTCTGGTGAAATTTTAGCTGCTTTAACGATCTCTGGCCCCATCAATCGATTAACATACCGAAGAATTAAGGAGATTCTTCCGATCCTTCAAGAAAGCCAAAAACGTTTAAATCGTTTAATAC